In the genome of Chiroxiphia lanceolata isolate bChiLan1 chromosome 29, bChiLan1.pri, whole genome shotgun sequence, one region contains:
- the BGLAP gene encoding osteocalcin isoform X1, with the protein MKPLVLLTLLALLTLGVCRRAADRSTSADDSPSSEAFISRRASAQVVQRQKRNYGYGSSVYAAPPDPLEAKREVCELNPDCDELADQVGLQEAYRRYYGFV; encoded by the exons ATGAAGCCCCTCGTGCTGCTGAccctgctggccctgctcacCCTCGGCGTCTGCCGCAGAG CTGCCGATCGCTCCACCAGCGCCGACGACTCTCCCAGCTCTGAAG CTTTCATCTCCAGGCGTGCCAGTGCCCAGGTGGTCCAGAGGCAGAAGCGGAATTACGGCTATGGCAG CAGCGTCTATGCAGCCCCGCCGGACCCGCTGGAGGCGAAGCGTGAGGTATGCGAGCTCAACCCCGACTGTGACGAGCTGGCCGACCAGGTCGGTTTGCAGGAGGCGTATCGGCGCTACTACGGCTTCGTGTAG
- the PMF1 gene encoding polyamine-modulated factor 1 yields the protein MGAAGAGAAANRRRAAVRERDHGGSGRRGGAAAVAAAEGDGGAGLAVPAAPGRAHVFSTVVDTFLEKLVTAGSYQRFASCYRCFYKVQPQLTRSIYDQFISQLQSSIKEEIQEIKNEGNLEGLFNSLDKIVEEAKDRKEPAWRPSGIPEEDVRSALVPYLLKHHSYLRKVLGEKEEENRKVAKSVLAGRDRIAELQQLIQARKQAWQAIGKEQQELITTFQEPQ from the exons ATgggagcggcgggggcgggggcggcaGCCAATAGGCGGCGGGCGGCGGTGCGAGAGCGCGACCATGGCGGCAGCGGGCGGCGTGGAGGCGCGGCAGCGGTGGCGGCAGCTGAGGGCGATGGCGGCGCTGGCCTGGCCGTGCCCGCGGCCCCAGGCCGCGCCCACGTGTTCTCCACCGTGGTGGACACGTTCCTGGAGAAGCTAGTGACCGCCGGGAG CTACCAGAGATTCGCCAGCTGCTACCGCTGCTTCTACAAGGTGCAGCCCCAGCTGACCAGGAGCATCTACGATCAGTTCATCTCTCAGCTGCAGTCGTCCATCAAG GAGGAGATCCAGGAGATAAAAAACGAAGGGAATCTGGAGGGGCTTTTTAACTCACTGGATAAGATTGTGGAGGAGGCGAAGGACCGGAAGGAACCAGCGTG GCGCCCCAGTGGGATCCCGGAGGAGGATGTCCGAAGTGCCCTGGTGCCCTACCTGCTGAAGCACCACTCCTACCTGCGCAAGGTGCTcggggagaaggaggaggagaacaggAAGGTGGCCAAGTCTGTGCTGGCGGGGCGGGACAGgattgcagagctgcagcagctcatccAGGCTCGCAAACAAGCCTGGCAG GCGATTGGTAAAGAGCAGCAAGAGCTCATCACGACATTCCAGGAGCCCCAGTGA
- the SMG5 gene encoding protein SMG5 isoform X1 encodes MSQGGGAAGESGEPEAKVLHTKRLYRAVVEAVHRLDLILGNKAAYQDVFKPENISLRNKLRELCVKLMFLHPVDYGRKAEELLWRKVYYEVIQLIKTNKKHIHSRSTLECAYRTHLVAGIGFYQHLLLYIQSHYQLELQCCIDWTHVTDPLIGCKKPVSASEKEMEWAQMACHRCLVYLGDLARYQNELAGVDTELLAERFYYQALSVAPQIGMPFNQLGTLAGSKYYNVEATYCYLRCIQSEVSFEGAYGNLKRLYDKAAKMYHQLKKCETRKLSPSKKRGKDIKRLLVSFMYLQSLLQPKSSSLDSELTSLCQSVLEDFNLCLFYLPSPPNLGSSSEDEEEYESGYSFLPDLLIFRMVIICLMSVHSLKRAGSKQYSAAIAFTLALFSHLINHVNIRLQAELEEGENPVPAFQSDGTDDQESREPVNSIEKEAEAELANHQPSEEQRKNNCKKSKKYSRLSCLRRRRHPQKADESDLSEGFDSDSSQGSIKGSDGSESGSEKSDEEAEAAFDVETDSDMNSQESRSDLEDMEDEPGEEGSSRGKSGPKGALKNCVDGSGLGDSKSPSISKIEAADPAVNGPASLSTNDASIASNLQAMSTQLFQTKRCFRLAPTFSNILLKPSSEPPALKDGIESKPCVNGDLEKPSLAEQDDVSDSEESISSNKSCRNERSLQERLEIVTNEGLLLTVKVFLDWLRTNTDLIIMCAQSSQSLWNRLSVLLNLLPSAADLQESGLALCDEVKDILSEAELPDLKASLLLPEDVALRNLPPLKNAHRRFNFEQDRPIFSAVEESVVRICCIRSFGHFITHLQGSILQFNSELGIFISIAQSDQDNLLHQAQAQFHMAAEEARRNRLMRDMAQLRLQLEVSQLEGSLQQPKAQSAMSPYLVPDTQALCQHLTLVKQLATSGRFIIIIPRTVIDGLDFLKKENAGARDSIRYLEAEFKKGNRYIRCQKDVGKSFERHKLKRQDLDAWNLYKILDSCKQLTVSQGSGEDDTTGMVTIITGFQLEDPSTFSVPMQSAIQAAANASVEIKNVLEFYKQWKEMG; translated from the exons GGCAGTGGTTGAGGCCGTGCATCGACTGGATCTCATCCTTGGCAATAAGGCAGCGTATCAGGACGTGTTCAAGCCAGAGAACATCAGCTTGAGGAACAA GCTGCGGGAGCTGTGCGTGAAGCTGATGTTCCTGCATCCAGTGGATtatggaagaaaagcagaagaactGCTCTGGAGAAAAGTTTACTATGAAGTTATCCAgctcattaaaacaaataaaaag CACATCCACAGCCGCAGCACTCTGGAGTGCGCGTACCGGACTCACCTGGTGGCTGGCATAGGGTTTTACCAGCACCTCCTGCTCTACATCCAGTCCCACtaccagctggagctgcagtgctgcatcgACTGGACGCACGTGACAGACCCTCTAATAG GCTGCAAGAAGCCCGTGTCTGCGTCGGAGAAGGAGATGGAGTGGGCGCAGATGGCATGTCACCGATGTCTAGTTTACCTGGGAGATCTAG CTCGCTACCAGAATGAGCTGGCAGGTGTGGACACGGAGCTGCTGGCGGAGCGGTTTTACTATCAAGCCCTTTCTGTTGCACCACAAATTG GAATGCCCTTCAACCAGTTGGGGACATTGGCAGGCAGCAAATACTACAATGTGGAAGCAACCTACTGCTACTTACGCTG CATCCAGTCTGAAGTGTCCTTCGAAGGTGCCTATGGGAACCTGAAGCGGCTGTATGACAAAGCAGCCAAGATGTATCACCAGCTGAAGAAATGTGAAACCAGGAAGTTGTCTCCAAGCAAGAAACG AGGCAAAGACATTAAGAGGTTGCTGGTGAGCTTCATGTACCTGCAGAGTCTTTTGCAGCCAAAGAGCAG CTCTCTGGATTCTGAGCTGACGTCTCTCTGCCAGTCTGTGCTGGAGGATTTCAACCTGTGCTTGTTCTACCTGCCCTCTCCTCCTAATCTGGGCTCAAGTAGTGAAGATGAAGAAGAGTATGAGAGCGGCTACTCCTTCCTTCCTGATCTCCTGATCTTTCGCATGGTCATCATCTGCCTTATGAGTGTTCACAGCCTCAAGAGGGCAG GTTCCAAGCAGTACAGCGCAGCCATTGCCTTCACGCTGGCCCTCTTCTCTCACCTGATAAATCACGTCAATATTCGCCTCCAAGCAGAGCtagaagaaggggaaaatccCGTCCCAGCCTTTCAGAGTGATGGCACAG ATGATCAGGAGTCACGGGAGCCTGTGAACTCAATTGAGAAGGAAGCTGAAGCTGAGCTGGCCAATCATCAGCCCAGCGAGGAACAGAGGAAGAACAActgcaagaaaagcaagaaatactCCCGGCTCTCCTGTctgcgccgccgccgccaccccCAGAAAGCGGACGAGAGCGACCTGAGCGAGGGCTTTGACTCTGATTCCAGCCAGGGCTCCATCAAGGGCAGCGATGGCTCAGAGAGTGGCTCAGAGAAGAGTGATGAGGaagcagaagctgcttttgATGTGGAGACAGACTCTGACATGAACAGCCAAGAGTCTCGGTCTGACTTGGAGGACATGGAGGATGAGCCGGGTGAGGAGGGAAGCAGCCGAGGCAAAAGTGGGCCCAAAGGGGCCTTAAAAAACTGTGTGGATGGTAGTGGGCTGGGGGACTCCAAGAGCCCAAGCATCTCTAAAATTGAGGCAGCAGATCCAGCAGTCAATGGGCCAGCTTCCCTGAGCACTAACGATGCAAGCATAGCCAGTAACCTGCAGGCCATGTCCACCCAGCTGTTCCAGACCAAACGCTGCTTTCGCTTGGCCCCCACGTTCAGCAACATCCTCCTGAAACCCAGCAGTGAACCACCTGCCTTGAAGGACGGGATAGAGAGCAAGCCATGTGTCAACGGAGATCTGGAGAAGCCCAGCTTGGCAGAGCAAG atgaTGTGTCTGACTCTGAGGAAAGCATTTCAAGTAACAAATCCTGCAGGAATGAGCGATCCCttcaggagaggctggagatcGTAACCAACGAGGGGCTGCTGCTCACTGTCAAGGTGTTCCTGGACTGGCTGAGGACGAACACAGACCTCATCATCATGTGTGCTCAG agctcccagagcCTGTGGAACAGGCTATCTGTGCTCCTGAAccttctgccttctgctgcagaCCTGCAGGAATCAG GGCTGGCCCTGTGTGATGAAGTCAAGGACATCCTGAGTGAGGCTGAGCTCCCAGACCTGAAGgccagcctcctgctcccagaaGATGTGGCCCTGCGCAATCTCCCCCCTCTGAAAAATGCACACAGGAGGTTTAACTTTGAGCAGGACCGGCCCATTTTCTCAGCAGTTGAGGAG TCTGTCGTGCGGATCTGCTGCATTCGGAGCTTTGGTCACTTCATTACCCATCTCCAGGGCAGCATCCTGCAGTTCAACTCGGAGCTTGGGATCTTCATCAGCATAGCACAGTCGGACCAAGACAACTTGCTGCACCAGGCCCAGGCCCAGTTTCACATG GCTGCAGAGGAAGCTCGTCGGAACAGGCTCATGAGAGACATGGCTCAGCTTCGACTGCAG CTGGAGGTGTCTCAGCTGGAGGGAAGTCTCCAGCAGCCCAAAGCACAGTCAGCCATGTCTCCTTACCTTGTCCCGGACACCCAGGCCCTTTGCCAGCACCTGACCCTTGTCAAGCAGCTGGCCACCAGCGGGAGGTTCATAATCATCATCCCTCGCACAG tTATTGATGGCTTAGACTTCCTGAAAAAGGAGAACGCTGGTGCTCGGGACAGCATCCGGTACCTGGAGGCAGAGTTTAAAAAGGGAAACAG GTACATTCGTTGCCAGAAGGATGTTGGGAAGAGCTTTGAGAGGCATAAATTGAAGAGACAAGATTTAGATGCCTG GAATCTCTATAAAATACTGGACAGCTGCAAACAACTGACAGTGTCCCAAGGGAGTGGAGAGGACGACACCACGGGAATGGTCACCATCATCACAGGCTTCCAGCTGGAGGACCCAAGCACATTTTCGGTGCCCATGCAG TCTGCCATCCAGGCAGCCGCCAATGCCagtgtagaaataaaaaatgttctgGAGTTCTACAAGCAGTGGAAAGAGATGGGCTGA
- the SMG5 gene encoding protein SMG5 isoform X2: MELSCAFSSGQHIHSRSTLECAYRTHLVAGIGFYQHLLLYIQSHYQLELQCCIDWTHVTDPLIGCKKPVSASEKEMEWAQMACHRCLVYLGDLARYQNELAGVDTELLAERFYYQALSVAPQIGMPFNQLGTLAGSKYYNVEATYCYLRCIQSEVSFEGAYGNLKRLYDKAAKMYHQLKKCETRKLSPSKKRGKDIKRLLVSFMYLQSLLQPKSSSLDSELTSLCQSVLEDFNLCLFYLPSPPNLGSSSEDEEEYESGYSFLPDLLIFRMVIICLMSVHSLKRAGSKQYSAAIAFTLALFSHLINHVNIRLQAELEEGENPVPAFQSDGTDDQESREPVNSIEKEAEAELANHQPSEEQRKNNCKKSKKYSRLSCLRRRRHPQKADESDLSEGFDSDSSQGSIKGSDGSESGSEKSDEEAEAAFDVETDSDMNSQESRSDLEDMEDEPGEEGSSRGKSGPKGALKNCVDGSGLGDSKSPSISKIEAADPAVNGPASLSTNDASIASNLQAMSTQLFQTKRCFRLAPTFSNILLKPSSEPPALKDGIESKPCVNGDLEKPSLAEQDDVSDSEESISSNKSCRNERSLQERLEIVTNEGLLLTVKVFLDWLRTNTDLIIMCAQSSQSLWNRLSVLLNLLPSAADLQESGLALCDEVKDILSEAELPDLKASLLLPEDVALRNLPPLKNAHRRFNFEQDRPIFSAVEESVVRICCIRSFGHFITHLQGSILQFNSELGIFISIAQSDQDNLLHQAQAQFHMAAEEARRNRLMRDMAQLRLQLEVSQLEGSLQQPKAQSAMSPYLVPDTQALCQHLTLVKQLATSGRFIIIIPRTVIDGLDFLKKENAGARDSIRYLEAEFKKGNRYIRCQKDVGKSFERHKLKRQDLDAWNLYKILDSCKQLTVSQGSGEDDTTGMVTIITGFQLEDPSTFSVPMQSAIQAAANASVEIKNVLEFYKQWKEMG, translated from the exons ATGGAGCTGTCCTGTGCCTTTAGCAGTGGGCAG CACATCCACAGCCGCAGCACTCTGGAGTGCGCGTACCGGACTCACCTGGTGGCTGGCATAGGGTTTTACCAGCACCTCCTGCTCTACATCCAGTCCCACtaccagctggagctgcagtgctgcatcgACTGGACGCACGTGACAGACCCTCTAATAG GCTGCAAGAAGCCCGTGTCTGCGTCGGAGAAGGAGATGGAGTGGGCGCAGATGGCATGTCACCGATGTCTAGTTTACCTGGGAGATCTAG CTCGCTACCAGAATGAGCTGGCAGGTGTGGACACGGAGCTGCTGGCGGAGCGGTTTTACTATCAAGCCCTTTCTGTTGCACCACAAATTG GAATGCCCTTCAACCAGTTGGGGACATTGGCAGGCAGCAAATACTACAATGTGGAAGCAACCTACTGCTACTTACGCTG CATCCAGTCTGAAGTGTCCTTCGAAGGTGCCTATGGGAACCTGAAGCGGCTGTATGACAAAGCAGCCAAGATGTATCACCAGCTGAAGAAATGTGAAACCAGGAAGTTGTCTCCAAGCAAGAAACG AGGCAAAGACATTAAGAGGTTGCTGGTGAGCTTCATGTACCTGCAGAGTCTTTTGCAGCCAAAGAGCAG CTCTCTGGATTCTGAGCTGACGTCTCTCTGCCAGTCTGTGCTGGAGGATTTCAACCTGTGCTTGTTCTACCTGCCCTCTCCTCCTAATCTGGGCTCAAGTAGTGAAGATGAAGAAGAGTATGAGAGCGGCTACTCCTTCCTTCCTGATCTCCTGATCTTTCGCATGGTCATCATCTGCCTTATGAGTGTTCACAGCCTCAAGAGGGCAG GTTCCAAGCAGTACAGCGCAGCCATTGCCTTCACGCTGGCCCTCTTCTCTCACCTGATAAATCACGTCAATATTCGCCTCCAAGCAGAGCtagaagaaggggaaaatccCGTCCCAGCCTTTCAGAGTGATGGCACAG ATGATCAGGAGTCACGGGAGCCTGTGAACTCAATTGAGAAGGAAGCTGAAGCTGAGCTGGCCAATCATCAGCCCAGCGAGGAACAGAGGAAGAACAActgcaagaaaagcaagaaatactCCCGGCTCTCCTGTctgcgccgccgccgccaccccCAGAAAGCGGACGAGAGCGACCTGAGCGAGGGCTTTGACTCTGATTCCAGCCAGGGCTCCATCAAGGGCAGCGATGGCTCAGAGAGTGGCTCAGAGAAGAGTGATGAGGaagcagaagctgcttttgATGTGGAGACAGACTCTGACATGAACAGCCAAGAGTCTCGGTCTGACTTGGAGGACATGGAGGATGAGCCGGGTGAGGAGGGAAGCAGCCGAGGCAAAAGTGGGCCCAAAGGGGCCTTAAAAAACTGTGTGGATGGTAGTGGGCTGGGGGACTCCAAGAGCCCAAGCATCTCTAAAATTGAGGCAGCAGATCCAGCAGTCAATGGGCCAGCTTCCCTGAGCACTAACGATGCAAGCATAGCCAGTAACCTGCAGGCCATGTCCACCCAGCTGTTCCAGACCAAACGCTGCTTTCGCTTGGCCCCCACGTTCAGCAACATCCTCCTGAAACCCAGCAGTGAACCACCTGCCTTGAAGGACGGGATAGAGAGCAAGCCATGTGTCAACGGAGATCTGGAGAAGCCCAGCTTGGCAGAGCAAG atgaTGTGTCTGACTCTGAGGAAAGCATTTCAAGTAACAAATCCTGCAGGAATGAGCGATCCCttcaggagaggctggagatcGTAACCAACGAGGGGCTGCTGCTCACTGTCAAGGTGTTCCTGGACTGGCTGAGGACGAACACAGACCTCATCATCATGTGTGCTCAG agctcccagagcCTGTGGAACAGGCTATCTGTGCTCCTGAAccttctgccttctgctgcagaCCTGCAGGAATCAG GGCTGGCCCTGTGTGATGAAGTCAAGGACATCCTGAGTGAGGCTGAGCTCCCAGACCTGAAGgccagcctcctgctcccagaaGATGTGGCCCTGCGCAATCTCCCCCCTCTGAAAAATGCACACAGGAGGTTTAACTTTGAGCAGGACCGGCCCATTTTCTCAGCAGTTGAGGAG TCTGTCGTGCGGATCTGCTGCATTCGGAGCTTTGGTCACTTCATTACCCATCTCCAGGGCAGCATCCTGCAGTTCAACTCGGAGCTTGGGATCTTCATCAGCATAGCACAGTCGGACCAAGACAACTTGCTGCACCAGGCCCAGGCCCAGTTTCACATG GCTGCAGAGGAAGCTCGTCGGAACAGGCTCATGAGAGACATGGCTCAGCTTCGACTGCAG CTGGAGGTGTCTCAGCTGGAGGGAAGTCTCCAGCAGCCCAAAGCACAGTCAGCCATGTCTCCTTACCTTGTCCCGGACACCCAGGCCCTTTGCCAGCACCTGACCCTTGTCAAGCAGCTGGCCACCAGCGGGAGGTTCATAATCATCATCCCTCGCACAG tTATTGATGGCTTAGACTTCCTGAAAAAGGAGAACGCTGGTGCTCGGGACAGCATCCGGTACCTGGAGGCAGAGTTTAAAAAGGGAAACAG GTACATTCGTTGCCAGAAGGATGTTGGGAAGAGCTTTGAGAGGCATAAATTGAAGAGACAAGATTTAGATGCCTG GAATCTCTATAAAATACTGGACAGCTGCAAACAACTGACAGTGTCCCAAGGGAGTGGAGAGGACGACACCACGGGAATGGTCACCATCATCACAGGCTTCCAGCTGGAGGACCCAAGCACATTTTCGGTGCCCATGCAG TCTGCCATCCAGGCAGCCGCCAATGCCagtgtagaaataaaaaatgttctgGAGTTCTACAAGCAGTGGAAAGAGATGGGCTGA
- the SLC25A44 gene encoding LOW QUALITY PROTEIN: solute carrier family 25 member 44 (The sequence of the model RefSeq protein was modified relative to this genomic sequence to represent the inferred CDS: inserted 1 base in 1 codon; deleted 2 bases in 2 codons), with the protein MEDKRNIPIIEWEHLDKRKFYVFGICMTMMIRVSVYPFTLIRTRLQVQKGKSLYNGTFDAFVKILRTEGTAGALPWLLVNTFTLISGQCYVTTYELTRKYVSRYNNNNAVKSLVAGGSASLVAQSITVPIDVVSQHLMMQRKGXKMGRFKVQSHDGKRLLVFGQTKDIIVQIFKADGFRGFYRGYVASLLTYIPNSAVWWPFYHFYAGDIRAACSCKQLPHSPTPMDVVQGSGPGRRQELHLLTFKQLIAEEGPWGLNKGLSARIISATPSIHCHRGGVGDAEEAEASARSWWTRGTGRGSWWEGYFVNPLSSDCHGVKSPGGDAAAVPFSLAGGHSTRQTQEQLHFISLDLSVIQSLLLVFA; encoded by the exons ATGGAGGACAAACGCAACATCCCCATCATTGAGTGGGAGCACTTGGACAAGCGGAAATTCTACGTGTTTGGGATTTGCATGACTATG ATGATCCGGGTGAGCGTTTACCCCTTCACGCTCATCCGGACACGGCTGCAGGTTCAGAAGGGCAAGAGCCTCTACAACGGGACTTTTGATGCCTTTGTGAAA ATCCTGCGGACAGAAGGGACGGCCGGGGCTCTACCGTGGCTTTTGGTGAACACCTTCACGCTGATCTCGGGGCAGTGCTATGTGACAACATACGAGCTCACTCGGAAGTATGTGTCGCGCTACAACAACAACAACGCCGTGAAGTCGCTGGTGGCTGGCGGCTCAGCCTCCCTGGTGGCCCAGAGCATCACAGTGCCCATCGATGTTGTCTCCCAGCACCTCATGAtgcagaggaaag gaaagatgGGCAGGTTCAAGGTACAGAGCCACGATGGCAAACGGCTTCTGGTCTTTGGTCAAACCAAGGACATCATTGTACAGATTTTCAAGGCCGATGGTTTTAGAGGCTTCTACAGAGGCTACGTGGCCTCGCTGCTCACTTATATTCCCAACAGTGCAGTCTGGTGGCCCTTCTACCACTTCTATGCTG gcGATATCAGGGCCGCTTGCAGCTGCAAACAGCTTCCACACTCACCAACCCCCATGGACGTGGTACAGGGCTCGGGTCCAG GTAGAAGGCAAGAGCTCCATCTCCTCACCTTCAAACAGCTCATTGCAGAGGAAGGTCCCTGGGGGCTGAATAAAGGCCTCTCCGCCCGCATCATCTCAGCCACTCCTTCCATCCATTGTCATCGTGGTGGGGTAGGAGACGCTGAAGAAGCTGAGGCCTCCGCCCGGAGCTGGTGGACTCGAGGCACTGGTAGAGGCAGCTGGTGGGAGGGATACTTTGTGAACCCTCTGAGCTCGGACTGTCACGGGGTGAAGAGCCCAGGAGGAGACgcagctgctgtgcctttttCTCTGGCTGGTGGTCACAGCACAAGGCAGACGCAGGAGCAACTGCACTTCATCTCTTTAGATTTGAGTGTCATACagtctctgctgctggtttttgctTAA
- the BGLAP gene encoding osteocalcin isoform X2 — translation MKPLVLLTLLALLTLGVCRRAADRSTSADDSPSSEAFISRRASAQVVQRQKRNYGYGSVYAAPPDPLEAKREVCELNPDCDELADQVGLQEAYRRYYGFV, via the exons ATGAAGCCCCTCGTGCTGCTGAccctgctggccctgctcacCCTCGGCGTCTGCCGCAGAG CTGCCGATCGCTCCACCAGCGCCGACGACTCTCCCAGCTCTGAAG CTTTCATCTCCAGGCGTGCCAGTGCCCAGGTGGTCCAGAGGCAGAAGCGGAATTACGGCTATGGCAG CGTCTATGCAGCCCCGCCGGACCCGCTGGAGGCGAAGCGTGAGGTATGCGAGCTCAACCCCGACTGTGACGAGCTGGCCGACCAGGTCGGTTTGCAGGAGGCGTATCGGCGCTACTACGGCTTCGTGTAG